The region TTCGTGGGTGCAACTTTCGCCTTCGGCGTGCGCTTTCACCTTGCGCACATTACTGCCGTCTTCATTCACCATCCACATGCGCGCATCCACCAGATCGTGCGGGCCTTCATGGCAGAACGCGACGGTATGGTCGTCGAACGGACGATAAATCGGGTGCCCCAGCCAGATTTTTTCTTCAAGAATGGTTTCGCTGGCACCGGTTCGCAGATCAACACGCACCAGACGGCAGTGCGGCCCCTTGTGGAAAAAATCGTGGAAGATTTTCCAGTCGCTCAGCGGCACATAGTCGCTTTTGGCTATTTCGATGCCGACCAGCCTGTTGCAGTCGCTGTTGGCGACCCAGGTGCCGTAGCCGACCCACGCTTCCGGCACGCGGTAAACATCGCGCTCCTCAAGGGTGGCGAGGTTAACTTCGCGCAGCACGCGATCGTTTTTCACGTAGTAGAGGAATTTGTCGTCCGGCGAGAGGAAGCCGCCAAAGGTGTTGTCTCCCGCGCCTTCGGTGAGCTGCACCGCTTCGGCCTTTTCCAGGTTAAGCAGGTAATAGTTCCAGTGTCCGTCGAACTCGCCGGCAAACAGCAGGTGGCTGCCATCGTTGAAAAAGCATTTCTGGTAGAAATAGTTGCGGTGACAGGTCACTTCCGGTGGGGTTAAACGGGTAATTTCCGCCCCGGTATCCGGATCAATGCTCACCTGATACTGAAGCTTCACCCGCATGCCTTTGGCCATACTCTGCTCCTTTTATTGCCGGCTGGCGTTCGCTGTTAACGTTTCGAAAAGTGAGTAATAAATTATCAAAACACCGTTTCAATGTGTGTGACTGCGGGCGCACTTTTACCCTGGTTTTTTCAAAAAAGCGCATTTATAGACAGTCAGCCGTATAGCAAACGAAAAATCTGACGGTAATTGGCTGCGCCTTTGTAGCCCTGGAAACGATGAGGCGCAGTAACGCATTTATTAATTAACTATTTGATTACTAATCTTTATTTGAAAATTTCTTTCAGCGGCGCGCGCAAACAAAACAAAGTAAGCGTGATCGGCTCATCAATTCTGACAATAGCCTTAATAAAAAATGAAACATTGTTTTATTTAGAATTGAAAACCTGTTTCGCTAAGTTTAAGATGAACGCATTGTTGAAAACGAAACGCTGTTTTGCTGTTTGGCAGGCAATCATTGGCCCTTCTTTCTTAACGCGTGGTCATCGTGAGATGGCGTAAAGCGACCCGTGCCGGGGCTCCTGTACGGGGCGTTTTATGGCATCGATCAGAGGTCGTTAAGAGAGGGCGTAAGCGGCAGACAGTCTTATCCCGGTCACGCCTGTTGACGCAGGCTCGATTAACAAGGAAACACACATGATTCTGGATGCATTTTCTCTTCAGGGTAAAGTCGCGATCGTTACCGGCTGCGATACCGGTCTTGGTCAGGGAATGGCGCTGGGCCTCGCGGAAGCAGGCTGCGATATTGTTGGCATTAACATTGTTGAGCCGACGGAAACCATCGAGCGCGTGACCGCGCTGGGCCGTCGTTTTCTGAGCCTGACGGCCGATCTGCGTAAAATCGACGCTATTCCTGAGCTTATCGAGCGCGCCGTGGCGGAATTCGGCCATGTCGACGTGCTGGTGAATAACGCCGGTCTGATCCGCCGTGAAGACGCGATTAACTTCAGCGAACAGGACTGGGACGATGTCATGAACCTGAACATCAAGAGCGTGTTCTTTATGTCGCAGACCGTGGCGAAGCAGTTCATTGCCCAGGGCAACGGCGGCAAAATCATTAACATCGCGTCGATGCTCTCGTTCCAGGGCGGCATTCGGGTGCCGTCTTATACCGCGTCAAAAAGCGGCGTAATGGGTATCACCCGCCTGATGGCAAACGAGTGGGCGAAGCACAATATCAATGTGAACGCTATCGCGCCAGGTTATATGGCGACCAACAACACCCAGCAGCTGCGCGCCGACGAGCAGCGCAGCGCCGAAATCCTCGACCGTATACCGGCGGGGCGTTGGGGACTGCCGAGCGACCTGATGGGGCCGGTGGTGTTTTTAGCCTCAGGCGCGTCCGATTACATTAACGGGTACACCGTCGCTGTCGACGGCGGCTGGCTGGCGCGTTAAGCGTCACCGGTTGTGAAAAAGCCTCCCGCGTGGAGGCTTTTTTGTGGGTGACCGTTTATGGTGGGTGTGCGCCGCGTACCCACCCTGGAAAATATGAAAACGGTAAGTCAGATGGTTTTGCTCCGGCTAAAAAAAATCGGCCGCGTCGTTTCGCCGCAGGCCGGTGCGAGGGCATGACAATACAGGAGGTATTGCCTTGCCCGACCCGTGACCGGAGGGAAAGAGGTGCGGCTCCCCCGAAGGGGCGATTTTCTGCCGGGAGCCGGGATTGCAGAGGGGGCGGCGGCGAGCCCCCTTTGCACGTTCGCGTGAGGGAAAAGCACATATGGAGAGGGTGTCATGGCGAACGGAACGCTTTCACCGACGCGGCATATTTCCACACCCCGGCGATTTTCCCATCAGAGAGGGCGAAAGCACGTCAACGGCGCGCCCGCCATTCGCTGAATCGCCACTCGCCATCACACCTTCGCAAGATACAGCGCCGGCATGCCTTCAACATCAGAGGTGTAAAGTACCCACTGCTCGTCCGGCGAAAACGACGGGTGCGGGTGCGTCACCTGACGGTCGCCGTCGAGCACTTTCCATGAGGTGTCATGGCGGCACAGCGCCCGCTGCGTATTGTCGTTAAGGTTGAACAGCCAGATATAAGGATCGTTAAGACTGACCGCGCCGGTTTTGTGCGGCGCGCCGTCGCCCACCACGCGCGAGCCGTCGTGGTTGCTCATCAGGTGCGAGCACGGCGGAATAGCCATTAACTGACGGTTTTCTAACGTCGTCGGGTCGGCGGCGCAGAGATAACGCTGCGCGTCGCCCGCCTGATGCGCCACGTAACAAAGCGCCGAACCGTCTGGCACCCAGAATTCATGGGTAAAACTCTCGCCCGGCCCGTGCTGGCGCACCTTGCGCATATTGCTGCCATCTTCGTTAATCAGCCACATGCGCGCGTCTATCACATCGCGCGGGCCTTCATGACAAAACGCGACCGTCGCGTCGTCGAACGGGCGGTAAATCGGGTGCCCCAGCCAGCGTTTTTCCTGCAAAATCACCTGCCGCTCGCCGGTGGTTAAATCGATACGAATCAGCCGGCACTCGGGCTGCGTAAAATAAAAATCGCGAAATTTCTGCCAGTCAGTCAGCGGCTGCCAGTCGCTTTTTTTAATCTCAATGCCGACGAGCGCGGTGCATGCGCTGTTCGCCACCCAGGTGCCGTAGGCCACCC is a window of Cronobacter muytjensii ATCC 51329 DNA encoding:
- a CDS encoding oligogalacturonate lyase family protein, producing the protein MAKSKTIPLSFVTRRDRDTGNEVIRLTPPHIVCHRNYFYQKCFTRDVRKLIFGGAFEGHWNYYLLDLDAQQATQLTEGAGDNTFGGFLSADDRALWYVKHQRELRQLDLASLEERVVYEVDDAWVAYGTWVANSACTALVGIEIKKSDWQPLTDWQKFRDFYFTQPECRLIRIDLTTGERQVILQEKRWLGHPIYRPFDDATVAFCHEGPRDVIDARMWLINEDGSNMRKVRQHGPGESFTHEFWVPDGSALCYVAHQAGDAQRYLCAADPTTLENRQLMAIPPCSHLMSNHDGSRVVGDGAPHKTGAVSLNDPYIWLFNLNDNTQRALCRHDTSWKVLDGDRQVTHPHPSFSPDEQWVLYTSDVEGMPALYLAKV
- the kduD gene encoding 2-dehydro-3-deoxy-D-gluconate 5-dehydrogenase KduD, giving the protein MILDAFSLQGKVAIVTGCDTGLGQGMALGLAEAGCDIVGINIVEPTETIERVTALGRRFLSLTADLRKIDAIPELIERAVAEFGHVDVLVNNAGLIRREDAINFSEQDWDDVMNLNIKSVFFMSQTVAKQFIAQGNGGKIINIASMLSFQGGIRVPSYTASKSGVMGITRLMANEWAKHNINVNAIAPGYMATNNTQQLRADEQRSAEILDRIPAGRWGLPSDLMGPVVFLASGASDYINGYTVAVDGGWLAR
- a CDS encoding oligogalacturonate lyase family protein; amino-acid sequence: MAKGMRVKLQYQVSIDPDTGAEITRLTPPEVTCHRNYFYQKCFFNDGSHLLFAGEFDGHWNYYLLNLEKAEAVQLTEGAGDNTFGGFLSPDDKFLYYVKNDRVLREVNLATLEERDVYRVPEAWVGYGTWVANSDCNRLVGIEIAKSDYVPLSDWKIFHDFFHKGPHCRLVRVDLRTGASETILEEKIWLGHPIYRPFDDHTVAFCHEGPHDLVDARMWMVNEDGSNVRKVKAHAEGESCTHEFWVPDGSALVYVSYLKGQQGRTIYRYLPDSGVNEEVMPMPACSHLMSNFDGTLLVGDGSGTPVDVKDTSGYTIDNDPYLYVFDVAKKAYYRVARHDTSWDTFAGSRQVTHPHPSFTPDGNAILFSTDKDGKPAVYIAKLPEQREMLRVE